The proteins below are encoded in one region of Elgaria multicarinata webbii isolate HBS135686 ecotype San Diego chromosome 8, rElgMul1.1.pri, whole genome shotgun sequence:
- the PPA1 gene encoding inorganic pyrophosphatase produces the protein MAGYSVEERGCPHSLDYRLFFKNDKGQYISPFHDIPIYADAGKDVFNMVVEIPRWTNAKMEIATKDPLNPIKQDVKKGKLRYVANVFPHKGYIWNYGAIPQTWEDPSHKDKNTGCCGDNDPIDVCEIGSKVCGRGEVIQVKVLGTLALIDEGETDWKIIAINTEDPEAANFNNIDDVRKLKPGYLEATVDWFRRYKVPDGKPENQFAFNGEFKDKQFATDVIKSTHDFWKSLVTKKTDGGEICCTNTTLADSPFCCDQASAAAIVKAAPACGDANPIPTEVDKWFYCQAK, from the exons AAAATGATAAAGGACAATACATTTCTCCATTCCACGACATTCCAATATATGCAGATGCTGGCAAG GATGTGTTCAACATGGTTGTGGAAATACCTCGATGGACCAATGCTAAAATGGAG ATTGCAACCAAAGATCCTCTAAACCCAATTAAGCAAGATGTGAAGAAAGGAAAGCTACGTTACGTTGCTAATGTATTTCCCCACAAGGGATATATATGGAATTATGGTGCTATTCCACAG aCATGGGAAGATCCCTCACATAAAGATAAAAATACTGGCTGTTGTGGAGATAATGATCCAATTGATGTCTGTGAAATCGGAAGCAAG GTATGCGGCAGGGGAGAAGTAATTCAAGTGAAAGTTCTGGGCACACTGGCATTGATTGACGAGGGCGAAACAGACTGGAAGATCATTGCAATCAATACTGAAGATCCTGAAGCTGCTAATTTTAACA ATATTGATGATGTCAGGAAGCTTAAGCCTGGATATCTGGAAGCTACAGTAGACTGGTTTAGAAGATACAAGGTGCCTGATGGAAAACCAGAAAACCAATTTGCGTTCAATGGAGAATTTAAAGATAAG CAATTTGCAACTGATGTTATCAAAAGCACCCACGATTTCTGGAAGTCTCTAGTGACTAAAAAAACAGATGGAGGAGAGATTTGCTG CACAAATACAACTTTGGCAGACAGCCCTTTCTGTTGTGATCAAGCATCTGCTGCAGCTATTGTAAAAGCG GCACCTGCCTGTGGGGATGCCAATCCAATACCAACTGAAG TGGACAAGTGGTTCTACTGCCAGGCAAAGTGA